Proteins found in one Gordonia sp. PDNC005 genomic segment:
- a CDS encoding SDR family NAD(P)-dependent oxidoreductase, which yields MALLDTVLDRSVIGGYSRLGYAIRSRTWNRLTPGSMVERTVAVTGATSGIGAAAAARIAALGGSPILVGRDSDRAERVRASILQAQPGAVVGIELGDVSDLSEVRELANRLTDRGVDGIVHNAGVMPPERTESADGHEMSLATHVLGPVLLTELLAPHLAAARDPRVVFMSSGGMYTASLPSDDLEYQSGAYRGARAYARSKRVQVALLPILADRWAAAGVTVSGMHPGWVDTPGVTESLPGFRRVVRPLLRSAEEGADTAVWLLSMEPTPPSGLFWHDRAPRPTHYFGGSDDGLARVWREIADACRIPETKAAQP from the coding sequence ATGGCACTGCTCGACACCGTGCTGGACCGTTCCGTGATCGGGGGCTACTCACGCCTCGGGTACGCGATCCGGTCCCGGACATGGAATCGGCTTACCCCCGGATCGATGGTGGAACGCACAGTGGCGGTCACGGGCGCGACGTCCGGGATCGGCGCAGCCGCTGCGGCTCGCATTGCCGCACTGGGCGGCAGCCCGATTCTGGTCGGTCGAGACTCCGACCGCGCCGAGAGGGTAAGGGCCTCGATTCTTCAGGCCCAGCCAGGCGCGGTCGTCGGGATCGAACTGGGCGACGTCTCCGACCTGTCCGAGGTCCGCGAGCTCGCGAACCGGCTGACCGATCGAGGAGTGGACGGGATCGTCCACAACGCGGGTGTGATGCCTCCCGAACGCACCGAGTCGGCAGACGGCCACGAGATGTCATTGGCCACGCACGTTCTCGGTCCGGTGCTGCTGACCGAACTGCTGGCCCCACACCTCGCCGCTGCCCGCGACCCGCGCGTCGTGTTCATGTCGTCCGGCGGCATGTACACAGCCTCGCTGCCTTCCGACGACCTCGAGTACCAGTCGGGCGCCTACCGCGGCGCACGCGCCTACGCCCGCAGCAAGCGAGTCCAGGTGGCACTGCTGCCGATACTGGCGGATCGTTGGGCCGCGGCGGGAGTCACGGTGTCGGGCATGCACCCGGGATGGGTGGACACTCCCGGCGTGACCGAGTCGCTGCCGGGATTCCGGCGGGTGGTGAGGCCGCTGCTGCGTTCGGCAGAGGAGGGCGCCGATACCGCTGTGTGGCTCCTCTCGATGGAGCCGACACCGCCCAGCGGGCTGTTCTGGCACGACCGCGCGCCGCGTCCCACGCACTACTTCGGCGGCTCCGACGACGGCCTCGCGCGCGTGTGGCGCGAGATTGCCGACGCATGTCGCATCCCGGAGACGAAGGCGGCACAGCCGTGA
- a CDS encoding SDR family oxidoreductase, whose translation MSHPGDEGGTAVRVVVFGATGYIGGRLVPELIAAGHTVRLMARSPEKLDDVPWRTDVDVVQGDVTDQTSVRAALDNQDVLYYLVHSLVRKDFVTVDADAARLVGAQAADAGVQRIVYLGGLVPDAEELSPHLASRAEVGRILRNSGVPTAELRAAVILGSGSASFEMLRYLSERLPAMITPRWVKNRIQPIAVRDVLHYLVGSAMLPADVNRSFDIGGPDVLTYLEMMREYAVVADLPRRLVVPVPVLTPWLSAQWVNLVTPVPRSIAVPLMESLVHEVVCHEHNIAEYVPDPDGGLTGYRRAVELALARIRDLDVPTRWSDATSSPAPSDPIPSDPEWSGGTLYKDERRHDSDAPPQVLWEVIEAIGGETGWYSFPLAWSVRGWIDRLSGGVGLRRGRRDPRRLRVGEALDWWRVEDLERPRLLRLRAEMKVPGDAWLELSVEPGDNGGSVYHQRALFRPNGLAGHAYWASILPFHGVIFSGMARNITGQAAAQSKHVAEQEKDHD comes from the coding sequence ATGTCGCATCCCGGAGACGAAGGCGGCACAGCCGTGAGAGTCGTCGTGTTCGGCGCCACCGGGTACATCGGCGGACGGCTCGTTCCCGAGTTGATCGCGGCGGGGCACACCGTGCGACTGATGGCGCGTTCACCGGAGAAGCTCGACGACGTTCCATGGCGCACCGACGTCGACGTGGTCCAGGGCGACGTCACCGATCAGACGTCGGTGCGCGCCGCACTCGACAACCAGGACGTCCTCTACTATCTCGTCCACTCGCTCGTGCGAAAAGACTTCGTCACCGTCGACGCCGACGCCGCCCGACTCGTCGGCGCGCAAGCCGCCGACGCCGGAGTACAACGCATCGTCTACCTCGGCGGCCTCGTACCGGACGCCGAGGAGCTGTCACCGCACTTGGCATCCCGCGCCGAAGTGGGACGGATCCTGCGAAACAGCGGAGTGCCGACGGCGGAGTTGCGGGCCGCGGTGATTCTCGGCTCCGGCTCGGCCAGCTTCGAGATGTTGCGCTACCTGTCCGAGCGTCTGCCCGCAATGATCACCCCGCGCTGGGTGAAGAACCGCATTCAACCGATCGCCGTGCGCGACGTCCTCCACTACCTCGTCGGCTCAGCCATGCTTCCCGCCGATGTCAATCGATCGTTCGACATCGGCGGCCCCGACGTCCTCACCTATCTCGAGATGATGCGCGAGTACGCCGTGGTCGCCGACCTGCCGCGGCGTCTCGTGGTCCCCGTTCCAGTGCTCACACCGTGGCTCTCCGCGCAGTGGGTGAACCTCGTGACGCCGGTCCCGCGGTCGATCGCGGTCCCGCTGATGGAGTCGCTGGTGCACGAGGTGGTCTGCCACGAGCACAACATCGCCGAGTACGTCCCCGACCCGGACGGAGGGCTGACCGGCTACCGACGGGCCGTCGAATTGGCGCTGGCGCGCATCCGCGATCTCGACGTGCCGACCCGATGGTCCGACGCGACGTCGAGCCCTGCCCCGTCCGATCCCATTCCGTCCGATCCAGAGTGGTCGGGCGGCACTCTGTACAAGGACGAACGTCGTCACGACTCCGATGCGCCCCCGCAGGTTCTCTGGGAGGTCATCGAGGCGATCGGCGGCGAGACCGGTTGGTACTCGTTCCCGCTCGCATGGAGTGTCCGCGGATGGATCGATCGTCTCAGCGGCGGCGTAGGCCTCCGCCGAGGTCGACGGGATCCGCGAAGGCTGCGGGTCGGGGAGGCGCTCGACTGGTGGCGCGTCGAGGACCTCGAACGACCGAGGCTCCTCCGACTGCGCGCCGAGATGAAGGTGCCGGGCGACGCATGGCTGGAGTTATCCGTCGAACCCGGTGACAACGGCGGATCGGTGTATCACCAACGTGCACTGTTCCGTCCGAACGGGCTGGCCGGACATGCCTACTGGGCCTCGATCCTGCCTTTCCACGGCGTCATCTTCAGCGGCATGGCACGCAACATCACCGGGCAGGCTGCCGCGCAGTCCAAACACGTCGCCGAACAGGAGAAGGACCATGATTGA
- a CDS encoding SRPBCC family protein, whose product MIEMQRTVSTEASATAVFDYLSDFTNAEQWDPNAVAVKSLSGDGRVGTRYRVESKFAGRTTTLDYELTDLKPHSLIRLRGEKKSITAVDTITVTEGRGRTDVTYAVAFDFNGVLGLFEPLLRFAVRRLFSDGAEGLTRELDRLTH is encoded by the coding sequence ATGATTGAGATGCAGCGAACGGTGTCGACCGAGGCATCCGCCACCGCGGTGTTCGACTACTTGTCCGATTTCACCAACGCGGAGCAGTGGGATCCGAATGCCGTCGCCGTGAAGTCGCTCAGCGGCGACGGGCGCGTGGGCACCCGGTATCGAGTCGAGAGCAAGTTCGCCGGTCGAACTACGACGCTCGACTACGAGCTGACTGATCTCAAACCGCACTCCCTCATCCGACTCCGTGGAGAGAAGAAGTCCATCACCGCTGTCGACACGATCACGGTGACCGAGGGCCGAGGCCGCACCGATGTCACCTACGCGGTCGCTTTCGACTTCAACGGCGTGCTCGGGTTGTTCGAGCCGCTGCTGCGCTTCGCCGTCCGACGCCTGTTCTCAGACGGTGCCGAAGGGCTCACCAGGGAACTCGACCGCCTGACGCACTGA
- a CDS encoding metalloregulator ArsR/SmtB family transcription factor, which produces MDAFEALADPVRRSLLTRLRGGPARVVDLASHHDISRPAISKHLRLLTEAGLVDASTSGRERHYHLTADGIVPVLDFLDGLRPPVPLIPEHVLDGLDLEVRRTSRERRESDADPKENTA; this is translated from the coding sequence GTGGACGCTTTCGAAGCTCTCGCAGACCCGGTGCGACGCAGCCTGCTCACGCGGTTGCGCGGCGGGCCGGCTCGAGTAGTCGACCTCGCGAGCCACCACGACATCAGTCGGCCCGCGATCAGCAAGCACCTGCGGCTCCTGACCGAGGCCGGGCTCGTCGACGCGTCGACCTCCGGTCGCGAGCGGCACTATCACCTGACCGCCGACGGAATCGTCCCCGTACTGGACTTCCTCGACGGTCTCCGACCACCTGTGCCATTGATTCCGGAGCATGTCCTCGACGGACTTGATCTCGAGGTCCGACGCACCAGCCGAGAGCGCCGTGAGAGCGACGCCGACCCCAAGGAGAACACCGCATGA
- a CDS encoding SRPBCC family protein, whose translation MSTPTPTGRRLDAADGTYCEWRRTFHAPIDDVWAAISEPERLARWIGTWTGEPASGEVRFQMLFEGDDMPAEAFAIDECDPPRRLRVTTTSPYDGENPTHWRLRLDLAEADGVTTLTFAQSVPDPKMAEGVGPGWDYYLDRLVAAETGDDASAVDFADYHPNETFTAHYRAEFGF comes from the coding sequence ATGAGCACACCCACCCCGACCGGTCGACGACTCGATGCCGCCGACGGCACATACTGCGAATGGCGCAGGACGTTTCACGCGCCAATCGACGACGTGTGGGCCGCGATCTCCGAACCGGAGCGCCTGGCCCGTTGGATCGGCACATGGACTGGCGAGCCCGCTTCGGGCGAAGTGCGATTCCAGATGCTGTTCGAGGGCGACGACATGCCGGCGGAGGCGTTCGCCATCGACGAATGCGACCCTCCCCGGCGACTTCGCGTCACGACCACGTCGCCGTACGACGGCGAGAATCCGACACACTGGCGCCTCCGCCTGGACCTCGCCGAGGCCGACGGCGTCACCACGTTGACGTTTGCGCAGAGCGTCCCCGACCCGAAGATGGCTGAAGGCGTCGGCCCCGGTTGGGACTACTACCTCGACCGTCTTGTCGCGGCCGAGACCGGAGACGACGCCTCCGCCGTCGACTTCGCCGACTATCACCCGAACGAGACGTTCACCGCGCATTACCGCGCCGAGTTCGGCTTCTGA
- the lon gene encoding endopeptidase La, with protein sequence MSENISVPVLFVPDLVVLPGMVVPVPLDDAAQAAVDAARPSTLLGDPGESDGKILIAPRLDDRYPTHGVIASIVQVGRMQGQEQYVAVVRGEQRAHIGAGTSGPGAALWVQVEVVDDTPITDTTKELAAEYRKVVLAMLQRREAWQVIDAVNRLTDPAALADTSGYTSWLTNVQKRQLLETGDVDERLRLLIDWTGEHLAETEVSEKIASDVREGMEKTQKEFLLRQQLNAIRKELGEDEPDGADDYRGRVEAADLPEKVREAALREVGKLERGTDQSPEAGWIRTWLDTVLDLPWAVTTDDSTDLAGAREILDADHHGLDDVKDRIVEYLAVRTRRAERGMSVVGGRGSGAVMVLAGPPGVGKTSLGESVARALGRKFVRVALGGVRDEAEIRGHRRTYVGALPGRIVRAIGEAGSMNPVVLLDEIDKVGSDYRGDPAAALLEVLDPAQNHTFRDHYLDLDLDLSDVVFLATANVVENIPSALLDRMELVSIDGYTEDDKVAIARDYLVPRQMDRAALTAAEATITDAALREIAANYTREPGVRQFERLLAKALRKVAVRESENPGDEIVVDVDDLVDYLGRPRFTPEIAERTEVPGVATGLAVTGMGGDVLFIEALSALGQRSNEGDGGGALTLKLTGQLGDVMKESAQIALSYVQAHAADFGIDPAALRGEVHIHFPAGAVPKDGPSAGVTMVTALVSMLTGRRVRSDVGMTGEVTLNGRVLPIGGVKQKLMAAQRNGLKTVFIPQRNEPDLDDVPAEVLDALDVKPMVDVAEIVALALEPASEVEAAA encoded by the coding sequence ATGTCTGAGAACATTTCCGTTCCCGTCCTGTTCGTTCCCGACTTGGTGGTGCTGCCCGGAATGGTGGTGCCGGTTCCGCTCGACGACGCAGCGCAGGCCGCGGTGGACGCGGCTCGCCCCTCGACTCTCCTCGGAGATCCGGGAGAATCCGACGGCAAGATTCTGATCGCGCCGCGGCTCGACGATCGTTACCCGACACACGGCGTGATCGCGTCGATCGTGCAGGTCGGGCGCATGCAGGGCCAGGAGCAGTACGTCGCGGTGGTCCGCGGCGAGCAGCGCGCCCACATCGGTGCCGGAACCAGCGGCCCGGGTGCGGCACTGTGGGTGCAGGTCGAGGTCGTCGACGACACCCCGATCACCGACACGACGAAGGAACTCGCCGCCGAGTACCGCAAGGTGGTCCTGGCGATGCTCCAGCGTCGTGAAGCGTGGCAGGTTATCGACGCCGTCAACCGGCTCACCGACCCGGCCGCGCTGGCGGACACGTCCGGCTACACGTCGTGGCTGACCAACGTCCAGAAGCGCCAACTGCTCGAGACCGGCGACGTCGACGAACGTCTCCGACTCCTCATCGACTGGACCGGAGAGCACCTCGCCGAGACCGAGGTGAGCGAGAAGATCGCCTCCGACGTCCGCGAGGGCATGGAGAAGACGCAGAAGGAGTTCCTGCTCCGGCAGCAGCTCAACGCGATCCGCAAGGAGCTCGGAGAAGACGAGCCCGACGGCGCCGACGACTACCGCGGGCGCGTCGAGGCTGCTGATCTGCCGGAGAAGGTCCGTGAGGCCGCTCTTCGAGAGGTCGGCAAGCTGGAACGCGGAACCGACCAGAGTCCTGAGGCCGGCTGGATCCGCACATGGCTCGACACTGTCCTCGACCTGCCGTGGGCCGTCACCACCGACGATTCGACCGACCTGGCCGGTGCGCGAGAGATTCTCGACGCCGACCACCACGGGCTCGACGATGTGAAGGACCGCATCGTCGAGTACCTCGCGGTCCGCACCCGCCGCGCCGAACGTGGCATGTCGGTCGTCGGTGGCCGTGGGTCGGGCGCGGTCATGGTGCTGGCCGGTCCTCCCGGAGTCGGCAAGACGTCGCTCGGCGAGTCGGTGGCGCGTGCGCTCGGCCGGAAGTTCGTGCGGGTGGCCCTCGGCGGCGTGCGCGACGAAGCCGAGATCCGCGGTCACCGTCGTACCTACGTCGGGGCGCTGCCCGGCCGGATCGTTCGAGCGATCGGCGAAGCCGGCTCGATGAACCCCGTCGTCCTGCTCGACGAGATCGACAAGGTGGGCTCCGACTATCGCGGTGACCCGGCGGCGGCTCTGCTCGAAGTCCTCGACCCGGCGCAGAACCACACGTTCCGCGATCACTACCTGGACCTGGACCTCGATCTCTCGGACGTGGTGTTCCTCGCGACCGCAAACGTCGTCGAGAACATCCCGTCCGCACTGCTCGACCGCATGGAGCTGGTGTCCATCGACGGCTACACCGAGGACGACAAGGTGGCCATCGCGCGCGACTACCTCGTCCCGCGTCAGATGGACCGAGCTGCGCTGACGGCCGCGGAAGCGACGATCACCGACGCCGCACTCCGTGAGATCGCGGCGAATTACACCCGGGAACCGGGTGTCCGACAGTTCGAGCGACTTCTCGCGAAGGCGCTCCGCAAGGTCGCTGTCCGCGAATCGGAGAACCCGGGAGATGAGATCGTCGTCGATGTGGACGACCTCGTCGACTACCTCGGACGACCCCGCTTCACGCCCGAGATCGCCGAACGAACGGAAGTCCCCGGCGTCGCAACGGGATTGGCGGTCACCGGCATGGGCGGCGATGTGCTGTTCATCGAGGCGTTGTCGGCGCTCGGCCAACGCAGCAACGAGGGCGACGGCGGTGGAGCGCTGACACTCAAGCTCACCGGACAGCTCGGTGACGTCATGAAGGAGTCGGCGCAGATCGCGCTGAGCTACGTGCAGGCGCACGCAGCCGACTTCGGAATCGACCCGGCGGCGCTCCGCGGCGAAGTGCACATTCACTTCCCGGCAGGGGCCGTCCCCAAAGACGGGCCGTCGGCGGGCGTCACGATGGTCACCGCTCTCGTGTCGATGCTGACCGGTCGCCGTGTCCGCAGCGATGTCGGCATGACCGGCGAAGTGACGCTGAACGGACGCGTGCTTCCGATCGGCGGGGTGAAGCAGAAGCTCATGGCCGCGCAACGGAACGGCCTGAAGACGGTGTTCATCCCGCAGCGCAACGAGCCCGACCTCGACGACGTGCCCGCCGAAGTGCTCGATGCTCTCGACGTGAAGCCGATGGTGGACGTCGCCGAGATCGTCGCGCTTGCACTGGAGCCTGCGTCGGAGGTCGAAGCCGCTGCGTGA
- a CDS encoding MarR family transcriptional regulator → MPVTPAARGAARSNVGDGDQWEGLTERLRAYGANYREFSRRFAAWLGLHSTDAEALLEILAAEEQGSPLSPARLSGRIGKSNPATSAVLNRLEAAGHVVRTRENGDRRVVTLRSGSDVQALADRFFAPLGRDVGALVRGYPAADIARFEQFLDDLLVVMSDRLAAHSDAFADGGTDGEQGGAFRG, encoded by the coding sequence ATGCCTGTCACGCCTGCGGCTCGGGGAGCTGCCCGATCGAACGTCGGGGATGGTGACCAGTGGGAAGGCTTGACGGAGCGGCTCCGCGCATATGGAGCGAACTACCGCGAGTTCAGTCGGCGGTTCGCCGCCTGGCTCGGTCTGCATTCGACAGACGCCGAAGCGCTCTTGGAGATACTCGCCGCAGAGGAGCAGGGAAGCCCACTGTCTCCTGCTCGCCTGAGTGGGCGAATCGGTAAGTCGAACCCGGCGACCTCGGCTGTCCTGAATCGGCTCGAAGCCGCTGGGCACGTGGTCCGCACTCGGGAGAACGGCGACCGGCGAGTCGTCACCTTGCGGAGCGGCTCCGATGTGCAGGCGCTGGCCGACAGGTTCTTCGCACCTCTCGGGCGCGACGTGGGTGCACTCGTGCGGGGATACCCCGCTGCGGACATCGCTCGTTTCGAGCAATTCCTCGACGACCTGTTGGTCGTGATGTCCGACCGTCTGGCTGCACATTCGGACGCGTTCGCCGACGGCGGAACTGATGGGGAACAAGGCGGCGCCTTTAGGGGTTGA
- a CDS encoding DHA2 family efflux MFS transporter permease subunit: MTGSQPPEIAPTRRQWLGLLAIALGVALIVVDTTIVNVIVPSIIEDLDTDSTQAQWIQESYAIVFAALLLVVGRVADILGARRVFIAGVIVFGVTSILAGLASGSDLLIIARFLQGAGAAMILPTSLALLNATFTGKSRGQAFAIWGSTIGAAAALGPLLGGWLAEHVSWRWAFGINVPLAVLIVIGIVTCMDRSPRIPGRIDVVGAVLSVIGLGLLAFGLIEGRTYGWTTTTTPLSVGGFTWGSGPSPVFVSLVVSAFAIVGFVVRQAVLRRGGNSDKALMDLGLFSVSSFRNGNVATLIIGVGEFGVVAVLPLWLQFTLGYSALQAGLALVPIAIGSFIASGASFGLADRDVTPLTLLRAGLAFEVVGLAALALFAKPDSSWWTLALILAVYGIGVGFATAQVTNVVLADVPETDNGQAAGIQSAFRQLGSALGIAILTTVFFTTLGSRVSDQLTADGMDASEAGQHADTITSTAGAAIEGFAAAPGTAPVADAGRVAMTDGIMVGGYIAAGFVFLGLVASLLIPAMNSAAAKPSAPAAV; encoded by the coding sequence ATGACAGGCTCTCAGCCACCCGAGATCGCCCCCACCCGACGGCAATGGCTAGGCCTGCTGGCCATCGCCCTCGGCGTGGCACTGATCGTCGTCGACACGACGATCGTCAATGTGATCGTCCCGTCGATCATCGAAGACTTGGACACCGACTCGACCCAGGCCCAATGGATCCAGGAGTCGTACGCGATCGTGTTCGCGGCCCTCTTGCTGGTGGTCGGACGAGTCGCCGACATCCTCGGCGCGCGGCGAGTGTTCATCGCCGGGGTGATCGTCTTCGGCGTCACGAGCATCCTCGCCGGACTCGCGTCGGGCAGCGATCTGCTGATCATCGCTCGCTTCCTCCAGGGTGCGGGCGCGGCGATGATCCTTCCGACGTCACTCGCCCTGCTCAACGCGACCTTCACCGGCAAATCTCGCGGCCAGGCTTTTGCGATCTGGGGTTCGACGATCGGCGCGGCCGCCGCGCTCGGACCATTGTTGGGCGGCTGGCTCGCCGAGCACGTCTCCTGGCGTTGGGCGTTCGGCATCAACGTGCCGCTCGCCGTTCTCATCGTGATCGGCATCGTGACCTGCATGGATCGCTCGCCGCGCATCCCTGGCCGCATCGACGTCGTCGGGGCTGTCCTGTCCGTGATCGGCCTCGGCCTCCTCGCCTTCGGGCTCATCGAGGGCCGCACCTACGGCTGGACGACGACCACGACACCGCTCTCGGTCGGCGGCTTCACTTGGGGAAGCGGCCCGTCTCCGGTCTTTGTCTCACTCGTCGTGAGTGCGTTCGCAATCGTCGGGTTCGTCGTGCGTCAGGCGGTGCTGCGTCGCGGAGGCAATTCGGACAAGGCGCTGATGGACCTCGGACTGTTCTCCGTGTCGTCGTTCCGAAACGGTAACGTGGCGACGCTGATCATCGGTGTCGGCGAGTTCGGCGTTGTCGCCGTTCTCCCTCTGTGGCTGCAGTTCACTCTCGGATACAGCGCGTTGCAGGCAGGCCTGGCGCTGGTTCCGATCGCGATCGGGAGTTTCATCGCTAGTGGGGCCAGTTTCGGTCTCGCCGACCGCGACGTGACGCCTCTGACGCTGCTACGTGCGGGCCTTGCCTTCGAAGTGGTCGGCCTCGCCGCGCTCGCGCTGTTCGCGAAACCCGACAGTTCCTGGTGGACGCTCGCCCTGATCCTCGCTGTGTACGGGATCGGCGTCGGTTTCGCGACTGCACAGGTCACCAACGTGGTCCTCGCCGACGTTCCCGAGACAGACAACGGCCAGGCCGCCGGAATTCAAAGCGCCTTCCGTCAACTCGGCTCCGCACTCGGCATCGCGATTCTGACCACCGTGTTCTTCACGACCCTGGGTTCACGTGTATCCGATCAGTTGACCGCCGACGGTATGGACGCGAGCGAAGCCGGACAGCATGCCGACACCATCACCAGCACCGCAGGAGCCGCGATCGAGGGGTTCGCCGCTGCGCCTGGCACCGCCCCGGTCGCCGACGCCGGACGTGTCGCGATGACCGACGGCATCATGGTCGGCGGTTACATCGCTGCAGGCTTCGTGTTCCTCGGCCTCGTGGCGTCACTGCTGATTCCGGCGATGAACTCCGCCGCCGCCAAACCATCGGCACCCGCCGCCGTTTGA
- a CDS encoding helix-turn-helix domain-containing protein: MATRKSHDDAGDAATFLISVAAELAGMHAQTLRTYDRLGLVSPQRTSGGGRRYSSRDVEMLREVQRLSQDEGVNLAGVKRIIELTDQVDALRSRLAEMQNELDNARRNIRPGTELVPVPRTNALVVWQPRKRKN, translated from the coding sequence ATGGCCACACGGAAATCGCACGACGACGCCGGTGACGCCGCCACTTTTCTGATCTCGGTGGCGGCTGAGCTGGCCGGCATGCACGCGCAGACCCTGCGCACGTATGACCGACTCGGCCTGGTGAGCCCGCAACGCACCAGTGGCGGCGGGCGGCGCTACTCGTCTCGCGACGTCGAGATGCTGCGCGAAGTGCAGCGGCTGTCGCAGGACGAGGGCGTCAATCTCGCGGGCGTCAAGCGCATCATCGAGCTGACTGATCAGGTCGACGCCCTGCGGAGCCGCCTCGCCGAGATGCAGAACGAGCTCGACAACGCGCGGCGGAACATCCGGCCGGGGACTGAACTGGTTCCCGTCCCGCGTACCAACGCGCTTGTCGTCTGGCAGCCGCGCAAACGGAAGAACTGA
- the dnaJ gene encoding molecular chaperone DnaJ, translating into MAAQREWLERDFYADLGVSSDATAEQIKKAYRKLARELHPDANPGDTAAEERFKRVSEAHSVLADDAKRKEYDEMRTLMASGRFRADGGPSAGGFGGGAGGFDIGDLFGGGAGGGGADVGDLFGGLFGGRSRKTAAPRQRRGNDLETETTLAFRDAVQGTTVQLRVTSPSPCTNCHGSGAKPGTSPRTCTSCSGSGFVSRNQGHFGFSEPCPDCQGTGTKIDDPCPDCSGSGITVRPRTINVRVPQGVEDGQRIRLAGQGEAGRRGAPSGDLYVTVHVNADKVFTRNGNDLKVELPVAFSELVLGATVSVPTLDGTVGVKIPAGTSDGRTLRLKGRGVPKRSGGAGDLLVTVKVAVPSKLDDAAMAAMKSYAEAERSSGFDPRDGWAR; encoded by the coding sequence ATGGCAGCCCAGCGTGAATGGCTGGAACGCGATTTCTACGCAGACCTCGGCGTTTCTTCCGACGCCACTGCGGAGCAGATCAAGAAGGCATACCGGAAGCTCGCTCGTGAGCTGCATCCCGACGCCAACCCCGGCGACACGGCCGCCGAGGAACGCTTCAAGCGAGTGTCGGAAGCCCATAGCGTGCTCGCCGATGACGCGAAGCGCAAAGAGTACGACGAGATGCGCACACTCATGGCGAGCGGTCGATTCCGCGCTGACGGCGGACCGTCGGCGGGCGGTTTCGGAGGTGGCGCCGGAGGCTTCGACATCGGCGACCTGTTCGGTGGCGGAGCCGGTGGAGGGGGAGCCGATGTCGGCGACCTGTTCGGCGGCTTGTTCGGCGGACGCAGTCGAAAGACGGCCGCGCCCCGCCAGCGTCGAGGCAACGACCTCGAGACCGAGACGACCCTCGCGTTCCGCGACGCGGTGCAGGGAACGACGGTCCAACTGCGGGTGACTAGTCCGTCGCCGTGCACCAACTGCCACGGCAGCGGCGCCAAGCCCGGGACGAGCCCTCGCACGTGCACGAGTTGCAGCGGTTCGGGTTTCGTCAGCCGCAACCAGGGTCACTTCGGATTCTCCGAGCCGTGCCCCGACTGCCAGGGCACCGGAACCAAGATCGACGATCCGTGCCCCGACTGCTCGGGCTCGGGTATCACCGTGCGCCCGCGCACGATCAACGTCCGCGTCCCGCAGGGCGTCGAAGACGGGCAGCGCATCCGGCTCGCCGGACAGGGCGAGGCCGGGCGACGCGGTGCGCCGTCGGGCGACCTGTATGTGACCGTGCACGTGAACGCCGACAAGGTGTTCACGCGCAACGGGAACGACCTCAAGGTGGAACTGCCTGTCGCGTTCTCCGAGCTGGTGCTCGGTGCGACGGTGTCTGTTCCCACCTTGGACGGGACTGTCGGTGTGAAGATCCCCGCGGGCACCTCGGATGGACGTACGCTGCGGCTCAAGGGTCGCGGGGTCCCGAAGCGGTCCGGCGGTGCGGGCGACCTGCTCGTCACCGTGAAGGTCGCCGTACCGTCGAAGCTCGACGACGCAGCGATGGCTGCGATGAAGTCGTACGCCGAGGCGGAACGGTCGAGCGGATTCGATCCACGAGACGGATGGGCCCGGTGA
- the grpE gene encoding nucleotide exchange factor GrpE: MTSPDDVTPDDVTPEADETVAEAVVEEADAEEVAADQAAADPQVAELTEALQRERAQFANFKRRSAEEALQAVTRGKQILVEKLLPVLDDLDRAREHGDLAEGSPLKALADKLGDVLTSEKLAKFGEPGDVFDPELHEAIQNDGSGDQPVLGLVYRAGYRLGDKVIRTAMVTVNDAPAAE, from the coding sequence GTGACCTCGCCCGACGACGTGACGCCAGACGACGTGACGCCGGAAGCGGACGAGACGGTGGCCGAGGCCGTCGTTGAGGAAGCGGACGCGGAGGAGGTCGCAGCCGATCAGGCTGCGGCCGACCCGCAGGTCGCCGAACTCACCGAGGCACTGCAGCGGGAGCGCGCACAGTTCGCGAACTTCAAGCGCCGCAGCGCCGAGGAGGCTCTCCAGGCCGTCACTCGCGGAAAGCAGATTCTCGTCGAGAAGCTGCTGCCCGTGCTCGACGATCTCGACCGTGCCCGCGAGCACGGCGACCTTGCCGAGGGCAGCCCGCTCAAGGCGCTCGCCGACAAGCTGGGCGACGTCCTCACCAGCGAGAAGCTCGCCAAGTTCGGCGAACCGGGCGACGTGTTCGACCCGGAGCTGCACGAAGCGATCCAGAACGACGGCTCCGGCGACCAGCCGGTGCTCGGACTGGTCTACCGCGCCGGATACCGGCTCGGTGACAAGGTGATCCGCACTGCGATGGTCACCGTGAACGACGCCCCTGCGGCGGAATGA